AAGTCCCTTCCAATCTCGTCCTTGGCGCGGTAATACTCGACCGCGCTCCAGCTCGTCCCGCCGAGGCCACCAATGTCTATCGCGTCAATCCCTATGCTCTCAAGCCTTATCGCAACTTCCTTGGAAACTCCGGCACCGGTTTCCTTGGCTATTATCGGATAGGGGAACTCGGCCTTGAGCTCGGCCAACGCTTTGAGAACGCCCCTGTACTGAGTATCCCCCTCGGGCTGGACGCTCTCCTGCAGGGGGTTCATATGTATTGCCAGAGCATCGGCCTGAATCGTCTCGACGGCCTTCAAAGCCTCCTCAAGCCCGTACCTTTCGGGAATCGTCTCAGAGAACTGGGGGGCGCCTAAGTTGCCGACGAGGAAAACATCTGGAGCGACATCGCGAACGTAGTAGCTCTCCCACGTTTCTGGCTTCCTTATCATCGCCCTCTGACTTCCAACTCCCATCGGGATGTTGAGTTCCTGAGCGGCTTTGGCTAAAGTCCTGTTTATCCTTCCGGCGAGCTGTGAGCCCTTCGTTCCGCCGGTCATTCCGGCTATGAAAATCGGGTAGTCAAAGCGCCTGCCCA
The Thermococcus sp. DNA segment above includes these coding regions:
- the fni gene encoding type 2 isopentenyl-diphosphate Delta-isomerase → MEAFDKEELTVIRKFEHIEHCLKRNVQAHVSNGFEDVHFVHMSLPEIDKDEVDLSVEFLGRRFDYPIFIAGMTGGTKGSQLAGRINRTLAKAAQELNIPMGVGSQRAMIRKPETWESYYVRDVAPDVFLVGNLGAPQFSETIPERYGLEEALKAVETIQADALAIHMNPLQESVQPEGDTQYRGVLKALAELKAEFPYPIIAKETGAGVSKEVAIRLESIGIDAIDIGGLGGTSWSAVEYYRAKDEIGRDLALRFWDWGIKTAISVAEVRYSTDLPIIATGGMRDGITMAKALAMGATFAGVALPLLKPAVKGDVEGVIKILRRYIEEIRNAMFLVGAKNVEELRKVPLVVTGFTREWLEQRIDLMNYLRNR